The genomic interval GTGATCATTCTGGTAAATCAATAGGGATGCTAAATGTTCATGAAAGGATTAAAATTAAATATGGGGAACCTTATGGGTTAACTGTTACTAGTGAGGAGAATAAGGGAACTAATATGATTTTAAAATTCCCGCTTAGAGAGGTGGAGTAGTAATATGTACAAGGTTATGCTAGCTGATGATGAGAATTTAATTTTACAAGGACTTGAGAATATAATTGAATGGGAAGAACTAGGGTTAGAAATTGTAAATAAGGCAAGTAATGGTCAAGAAGCCATAGATAAATTTAAGGAAAATCCAGTTGATATAGTGGTAACTGATATTAATATGCCACAGGTTACTGGATTGGAGTTATTAAAGGAATTAAAGAAAATTAATTCTGATGTTAAGTTTATAATATTAAGTGGATATGATGATTTTTCTTATGCTAAGAAAGCAATAGAATTAGGTGTTGAAAATTATATATTAAAGCCTATAGATGAAGAAGAATTAGAAAAAACTTTAAAAAATACAATAAATAAAATAAAACAAGAAAAAGAAGAAAATAAATCAAGTTTAGGAAAACATAATATTCTTATTAAACTTATAAAGGGTAAATTGGCTCAAGGTGAAATAGAGGAAAACAAAGAAGGCTTTTATATGAATTTAAATTCAGAAAGATATTCTCTATGTATTATAAACACTAGAAGTAGATATGATAGTGAGGAAATGTTACATAATATAGTTAATGTAATAAAGGAAAATACTCAAAATAACTTTGAGATAATATACACCTTAGATGAAGAACTTATTTTAATAAATTCTTGGGATGAAGCTTTAAGTAAAAAAGAGATTAAAAAATATTATGATAAGTTAAAAGAACAAATAATAAATGAATATGGAATAGATGTATTTTTAAGTGTTGGAGAACCTGTTTGTGATCTTTATAAAATTAGTTCAAGTTATAAGGAAGCAAATAACTTAAAAAAATATGTTCTTACCTTAGGATATAATAAGTGTATAACAACAGAGGATGTTAAGGATATAAATGAGAAGAATATAAACTTTAGTGAGGTTTTAGATAAATTAAATAAAAGAATAATTGCTAAAGATATAGAAGGGGCAGAAAAAATCATTGAGGAAACGGTTGAGGATAAAAAGTTAAATCCAAGAAATATATATGATTTATCTGTAAAAATACTATTTTTATTAGATGGTATTGTGGAAGAATTTAAAGTTGAAAAACAATATACAGGAAATAGCTTAGGAGAGGAAATAGTTGCTCTTTGTAGTGAAGATACAAGGGAAGATATTAAAACCTTATTATGCAGTGAAATTAGGGAGGTTATAGAACTTATGCACCCAACAACCATAAAATATAGCCCTGTAATTCAACAAATAATAAGTTATGTAAATGAAAACTATTATGAAGAGGTAAGCCTTAAGACCTTAGCTCAAAAATATCATA from Clostridium perfringens carries:
- a CDS encoding response regulator transcription factor, producing MYKVMLADDENLILQGLENIIEWEELGLEIVNKASNGQEAIDKFKENPVDIVVTDINMPQVTGLELLKELKKINSDVKFIILSGYDDFSYAKKAIELGVENYILKPIDEEELEKTLKNTINKIKQEKEENKSSLGKHNILIKLIKGKLAQGEIEENKEGFYMNLNSERYSLCIINTRSRYDSEEMLHNIVNVIKENTQNNFEIIYTLDEELILINSWDEALSKKEIKKYYDKLKEQIINEYGIDVFLSVGEPVCDLYKISSSYKEANNLKKYVLTLGYNKCITTEDVKDINEKNINFSEVLDKLNKRIIAKDIEGAEKIIEETVEDKKLNPRNIYDLSVKILFLLDGIVEEFKVEKQYTGNSLGEEIVALCSEDTREDIKTLLCSEIREVIELMHPTTIKYSPVIQQIISYVNENYYEEVSLKTLAQKYHINTSYLGQVFTKEVGCSFSEYLNKTKNMKAKELILNTNMKINDIAKKVGYLDTSYFYRKFKKYYGVCPSTLRNIKNY